The genome window GATAGAGAGGAATTTGATATGACTAGTGCGCTGAGGGGATTTGTAGAGCTGGGGGTTTGCTCCGGTGGAAACTAAACTGGACAGCGGAGGAAGCTCCGTCACTAACTGCTCGCCATTTATCTCCAGGCtccttttgtttattatttactATTTCTGGCATATAGACTTTTTATTTAATTCGTCATCATGGGGAAAGATGAGTGCAAAACAATGCTGGACGCTTTAAACAAAGTGACCGCATGCTACAGGCACTTGGTCATCGCCCTGGGAAGCACTTCGGACTCGCAGAACCTGCGAGAGGAGCTGAAGAAGACCCGCAAAAAGGCCCAGGAGCTGGCCGTGGCCAACAGGACTAAACTGACTTCCCTGCTCAAAGACAAGTCCATCAGCAAAGAGGACCGGGCCGAGTACGAGCGCCTATGGGTGCTGTTCTCGAGCAGCATGGAACTCCTGGAGGTGGACATGAAAAGGTCCCTAGAGATAGGGCAGGATTTCCCCATCAAGGTGCCGACGAGGCACTTCATCCAAACCGGGATGACCGGCAGCACCACCACCGTGGCGGCCCGGGCCATGAGCGTGCAGAACATGAAGTACGAGGCGGACAGCAACATCGACACGGTGGACCTCCGGGAGCTGCAGTCCGAGATCACCCAGGTGACCCAGAtgatggaggagatggagatgaAGGTGCAGGTGGCGCCGTGGGCCGTTGAGGCGAAGCAGGAGGCGGGCGCGGAGCTCAAGTCAAACATGAGTGTAGGAAATTCCTCCGTGGGTGTCATCTCCATCTGCGAAGAGGAGccgaaagaagaagaaggaggcggCAGCAGAGACTCTGGCATTGCCTCGGTCTGCGCTGTGTTTGTATTCGTTGTCATCCTTGCGTCCGCTGGGATTTTAGGATATCTGGTCGTCAACATGTCCTGAAGTGTCTAACAAACAACCCTATGGACACCATGCGCTCCACAAGAGAGAACGACCTTTTTTTGAGGAGCTGGACATTTGTGGACACGCGAAATTACTCATCTTTATCGGATTTGTGAATGTATTCGGTGGAGTTAAGGAGTTGCACTAGATATAAAACGTAGAACAACACAATGGACCATGGGCACCATTTCAGGTTAAGTATTTTTAAGGGGCCAAGAGGTCGTGtatttttggagaaaaaaaagtcaTGAAATTACGTGACAGTGTCTGGCCATCAGGTTGATGCATACAACTCGTAATCCAAGTGGATTAGTAGGAAAGCTCAAGCGTAAATGTATCCTACTGTTAAGTATTCCCCTTAATGTTCtgcagattgatgctttaaatgTATCATTCCAATCCAAAATCAGGGGGCATGTAGTCAGAGAAGGGTCATCACACACCCGGTTGGATGTGATCAAATCTGCACTGTTCCACACCCTTAAGCACCGTTTTAATACTACATAAATTCTGTACAGCAAGGTTTTTAGTAGGCCTGCATCTACTTCATTGCATCACATCACAATGTGCTTCATGAAACATAAGTACAAGAGGGATCTACAGTCTTTTAATAATGCACCTGTTCATGTTCTTTTTCAGGGTTTTCTTGCAAACAGTCTTGAATGTATACATTGCAACATGTGAATAGAAGGGTTTTTCACAACCTA of Pseudochaenichthys georgianus chromosome 3, fPseGeo1.2, whole genome shotgun sequence contains these proteins:
- the LOC117439844 gene encoding regulator of G-protein signaling 9-binding protein, coding for MGKDECKTMLDALNKVTACYRHLVIALGSTSDSQNLREELKKTRKKAQELAVANRTKLTSLLKDKSISKEDRAEYERLWVLFSSSMELLEVDMKRSLEIGQDFPIKVPTRHFIQTGMTGSTTTVAARAMSVQNMKYEADSNIDTVDLRELQSEITQVTQMMEEMEMKVQVAPWAVEAKQEAGAELKSNMSVGNSSVGVISICEEEPKEEEGGGSRDSGIASVCAVFVFVVILASAGILGYLVVNMS